The sequence below is a genomic window from Pleurocapsa minor HA4230-MV1.
AAATCGCGATCGAGGTTCGTATGAATATATTCGATCGCCTCCTGCAACTGAACGCGAGTTAAGCTTCTATTTTGGGATGTAATGGTGCGCGTAAAGGTGGAATAGTGGCGCAGCAGATGAATGACTAAAACTTGAGTTAAGGATTCGACATATAATCGTCCCATCATGCCACCTGACTGCAACTCGGCTAAAAGCAGCATTGCCATTTTATTAAGCTGTAAATCTTGCTGACCGAAACATCTCACGAGGTCGATCCGCTTTGTATCGATTTCGGAGGCTTCAGCGACTTGTTCGATTAACTCTGGTTTCAAACAAATGTGCAGTGGAGAGCAAATATCACCTTTGCGCCGATAATAGTAGCTCGGTTGTCCAGCAGGAACAAAGAGGGTGTCTCCCCTGTAAACGATCGATCTATGCAGGCGATCGTCACGTTTCTGAATCAAACGAGTGGGTTGTCCCAGGTGTAAGTTAAGCCAATGATCCGACAGGGCGGGAAGTTCCATTTCAAAGGATGAAGAAGAACTTTGACACTGCTCGACCAAAATGCCATTCCAGTCCATTTGCCGACTGGATAACATCAGCGTTTTATTCAGCCGTTGGCTGAGTTCAAGCGAGTTGAGCGGGTTGCTTGTCATAGAGCCTGTTTTCACCGATTGTTTGCAGTTGCTAACTAAACACCTTTCAGCTTTTTTTAGCCTAATTCTGGCGCAGCAAAAGTGTTCGTCAGTCAGGAATCCAACGTGATAACCAAAACATTTAATCACGATCTTACGATCGATGCTTCTGCCATTGGAGAGATTTTGCTAACCCAGCAAGCGAGCAATTGATCAGATTCTTATGGAGTTAAACGAAATCTTCCGCAATCAGGGAGTGATTTAAGCCACTGGCGACAGTACTACCCTGAAAAACAGCGACGGCGAGCGCCTGCATTGGTGAAGTGATGTCACCTGCCGCATAAACGCCTTTAACGCTGGTTTCGTTAAAAACATTGGTAGTCTTGATTAGATTGAATTCATTCAACTCACAGCCTAATTTTTCAGCTAAGTCTGAGCGAAGCTTTTGCTTCGGTCGTATCAGCATTCCGTGACACGTAATTTTTTCGTTTGTTTCAAAAACAATGGTTTCCAGTCGTCCGTCATTGCCTTCAAGCTGGACGATTTTCTCTTCACGCACAATGATTTGATGGTTTTCCAGCAGTTTTCTTTGCTCAAGGGTCAGATCGGCTTCGCCGTTGGTGCAGAGAACTAAATCAGCACTCCAGTTTTTCAGCAGTGCTGCCATTTCCATGCCAGTTTCGCCGTTCCCGACAACAGCAAGCGGTTCGTCGCGCACTTCCCAGCCATGGCAATAGGGACAATGAAACACACTTTTGCCCCAAAATTTACCAAAGTTTTCAATATCTGGAAATTCATCAATCACCCCGAAAGCCAGCAAAATTTTGCGCGATTGTTTCATCGTACCATCCTCAAACACCACGTCAAATTGGTCGCCGAATGGTTTAATTTCCTTGACGCCGATCGCTTGAAATTCGACGCTTTTGTAGGGTTTGAGTTGGTCGCGCCCGATGCTCAAAAGTTCGTGCGGGCTGATGCCGTCGCGAGTGAAAAAACTGTGCGACTCGTCGGCGTAAACGTTGCGTGGCTTGCCTTTGTCACAGACTAACACTCGCCGGCGACCTCTGCCCAAAAGGAGTGCCGCGCTGAGTCCGGCAGAGCCACCACCGACAATTACACAATCGTAAATCTCTTTGTTTTGGTTCATCATCTTTTTCCTATCTTCTACACTGATTCAGTGATACCGTATACTGTTCAACTCTCTGTTTTCTTGCTGACTGATTGCAGTTAAACGCTAGTTTCAGTCTGCAAGTAGGTTGCTATGTAGGCTATACCAAATTTTCTCCACGTAACTGCTGCAACATAGTCAGTGAATCACCTATCGTCCGATGTTCGACAATCTTGCCATCTGCTAGTCGATCGACCTGTACGATTGAAAATTTTACCTGCTTGCCCGTCGGCGGAATCCCAAGAAACTCTCTGCGATGGGTACCCGTAAATGTTCCATGACTGACAACTTTATAGTCTTCAGCAATGACATCTTCAATTGTGTAGTAAACATCTGGGAATGTAGAGCGCGCCATCTGTAAGTGTTCGACAAAGTTATCACCGCCCCGAATGACTGCTCCTGACATTAACTGAGCAACCATATTCGGAGCAAGCAACTTCTTGGCTTGCTCGAAATTTTCTTGGTTAACAGCTTTGTAGAATTGAAGGACAATGGCTTTGTTTTGTTCTAATAACATTGAAATCTCCTTTGTTGTCTGCAATGGATTTACTCCGTTTTTGGAGTAGTGAAGGGCAAAGTTCCAGGCGGGCCTAAAATCTCGTCGCCGATCTCGGCAGAAATCCGATCAAACAGCGACATATCGGGTGTTTCTTTCTTCTCCTGCGTCCCTACTGCTGCAATCAGCCGAGCAAAGGCACTGGGCGCAGCAATCATCAACCCACGCGCTGGATAATCGCCGCTCGCGCCAACGACATGAGGTATACCAACTGGAATCAGAAAGTTTTCACCCGTGCTTAGTACGAACTTGTTCTCACCTGCCCAAACCGTCAACTCTCCTTCGATCGCGTATATATGTTCCCAATAGCGGGTGTGGCGATGGAGAGGTGTTTGCGAACCAGGTGGAAAGTAACCTTCGATTAAATCGTAATGTCCGACCGTCGTGGTGCGATCGGCAAGGATAGTGAAGCAAGAACCAAAAAGCCAGAAAGATTCCATCATGAAATTGCTCCTGTCGAGTTAATGTGTAATCGCTGTGACCGATCTAATATTTCCGCTTTATACTGTTACCGCTTACTACTTACTACTTACTACTTACTACTTACTACCTAATCTCAACCCATCAATTCAAACTTGACGATCTACTAGTCGCGTCCTGCTGCGATAATTTTTTCGGCTAAACCGCCAGGATTAGAAAACATCACCTCATGACTCCCTGGCATTTGTACGAACCGAAATAATCCTAAGCGATTGGACATTCTCGGATGCCAACCCCACTCGCCTTGAGGGAGTGCAATATCTTCACTACAGTAGAGGTAACTCTTGGGGATGGGTAGCGAGTAAAATTGTTGTAAGTCCAACTTGTCAATGAACGGTTGATAGGGTTGAGACGATAATTGTGCATAACTGGATTTAGCTAGTTCGAGATCGGCATCATTGATAAATGCTTCGCGCCAAACATCGAAAGGCATCATCATCGTGTTATCGTCCGATTCTTTCGCTAGTTGCTCCATTAACTGTTGGAGATGTGGTGGTAGGTTATCTCTAAGGCTCTCTCCATGATTCAAGATAAAGGCATCCAAGAAGATCAGCCGTTTAAGGCGATCGCCAATTTCTTCGGCAACTTTAGCAATAATCGTCCCGCCGAAACTATGTCCTAGTAGGACGATATCAGTTAAGTCTTTGCTAACAATATAATCTACTATCGATTGCGTACATTGGGCGTGGTTGACATTTTTATTCACACCTTTACCGTTTCCAGCAATTGTAGGAGCAAAAGCTTGATGCCCTTGAGCTTCTAGATGTTGGATGACCCCTTTCCAAGCAGAACCATCATGCCATGCGCCATGAACTAAAACAAAAGTTGACATTGAATAACTCCTATTATTTAGTTGCGATCAATGAGTGCGTTTAAGGGCAATTTCGGATCGAGTGCCTTACGCGCGCTGTCAACGCCTACAACGGGAAGTGTAGTAGGATCGAGCGATGATTTGTCAGATTCTTAGGTTTTTTTTAGTCCCTACTCCTCTGAAACTCTAATGATCAGCTTGCCCTGATTCGTGCCGTCAAAGAGCTTGTTAATTGTGTGGGGAGCGTTCTCCAGACCATCAATTACATCGACACGATATTTAATCTTGCCTTGAGCGTACCATTGACTTAAATCTGCTAGAGCTTCCTGGGCGCGGTCCAAATAGTCAAGGACAATAAATCCTTCGAGCTTCGCACGCTTAATCAGGATGTTAACAAAATTGTATGGCCCAGGCACTGGCTCGGTAGCATTGTACTGCGAGATGAGACCACAAAGGACAATTCGCGCTCGGAGGTTGATGAGGCTTAAGACAGCATCGAGGATTTCACCACCTACATTCTCGAAGTAAACATCGATTCCGTCTGGGCAATGCTGCTGCAAGCTTTCGAGGACAGACTCAGTTTTGTAGTTAATAGCGGCATCGAAGCCAAGCTCTTCTTTAAGCCAACGGCATTTTTCTTCGCTACCCGCAATCCCAACAACACGACATCCCTTGATTTTGCCGATTTGCCCCACCAGAGAGCCAACGGCTCCAGCAGCCCCAGAAACTACAAGCGTCTCACCAACCTTGGGCTTTCCTATATCCAAAAGACCGAAGTATGCCGTCATACCAATGAATCCAAAAAGTCCCAAGTATGCTGTTAGTGGGATAGACGGGTCTTTTGGGAACTCAGATAAGTTAGTACCGTCGGTGACTGCATAGTCCTGCCACCCCAGAAACCCCTGAACGAATGTTCCCTCTGGGAAGTTAACATTGCGAGATTGCTCGATCTTACCGATGCCGATACCCCGCATCACCTCACCAATGGCTACAGGTGGGAGGTAATTTTCTCCCTCGTTGAGCCATCCTCGGTTGGTTGGATCGAGGGATAGATAAATGTTGCGGACGAGGATCTGTCCTTCTTCTAGAGTGGGTATAGGTTCTTGCCTCCATTCAAAATTAGATTCGGCGACCGAATCTACGGGTCGCGTAGCCAGACACCACTGTCGATTTATTTTTGTTGTCATTTAAACTTCCTCCTGCATTTTTAGGCAAACTCGATTTCAGATTCTTATGGTTAAGGGCGCAACTGTTTTGGGGTCATTCCCGTAAATCGCTTAAACTGTTGCGTCAGAAGACTTTGACTGGAGAAGCCGACTTGTAAAGCAATGTCCGCGATCGCTAAATCCGTTTTCGATAACATCAATTTTGCTTGTTCCACTCGCTGACCAATCACATACTGATGTGGTGGAATTCCCATTGCCTGTTTGAATAAACTGGCAAAGTAAGTGGGACTGACATTAATAACGCTGGCTAGTTCGACCAATGATAAATCTCGATCGAGGTTCGTGTGAATATAATCGATCGCTTGTCGCAACTGAGTACGAGTTAAGCTTCTCTTGGAAGATGTGATGATGTGTGCCGACTCAGCATAATGTCGCAACAGATGAACCACTAACACTTGGGTCAGCGATTCAATATACAATTGCCCCATTATGCCACCCGATCTCACCTCAGCTAAAAGCAGCATGGCAATATGCTGAAGATTTAAATCTTGTTGACCCAGATGGTTCATAAGATTGAGCCGCGCTGGATCAATTTCAGACGCTTCAGCAACTTGTCTGACAAGGTTTGGCTGTAGGTGAATATTGATGTCCGTTGTGAACTTACTTCCTAGACAACGCCAGTGGATTGGCTGTCCAGCCGGAACCAAGAGACTATCCCCCTTACGGAAGATTGATTCATGCCAGCGAGCGTCAGATTTCTGGCTTAGAGACATGGGATGCCCCACTGGTATGATTAGCCAATGATCGGATAAGGCAGGAAGTTCAAGTTCACTTGGATTGGAAGAATATTGAGACTGTTCAACCAAAATCCCGTTCCAACCCATCTGCCGACTGGATAACACTAGAGATGCACTCAAGTGTTGGTTGAGTTCGATCGAGCTAGTCAGGGAGCTAGTCAGGGAGCTAGTCATGGGGTTTGTCTTCATCTAATAGTTCGCAGGTTAGCTTGAAGAATGAATACTTCTATTCTGATTTTTTCAGACTGATTCTATTGCATAAGTTCATCGTAGACTCGATCGACTTTGGCGTGAATATACAAAACTTGCAGATGATTGCCTAATCCTCTCAAACAAGGCGTTAATTCAGGAAAAGATTTTTTACTTTCATGAACTAAGACAAAAGTTGATATTGGATAACTCCTACATTTAGTCGCGTGAAGCGAAGCTATCCCGTAGGGAATCGCTAAGTGCGATCAATTAGTGCGTTTGAAGGCAAGTTTGGATCGAGTGCTTTTCGCGCGCTGTTAACGCCCACAACAGGCAATGTACTAGAATCGAGTAAGCCAAGTTGAACCAAGACACTCGCCTGATCCCAGTAGATGTGTTCGTGGGCTAGCTTGTCGTCACGGAACTGAACGATCGCTACCACTGCCACTTCAATCCGTTTTCCTGTCGGCGCAATACCAGGTAGCATCCAATCTATTTGAACGGGATGAGTGAATTTAAGCACCATTTCATCGACGAGGCGATCGTTTCCAATCGTGCGCGAGATCGGAGTTAGCTCGGTGTCTGGTGCCATCTGTGGAATGAAGTATTGAGAATAAAACTCGCGTAGTGCTGGTTTTCCTACTCCCCCAGTCATTACTGGAATGTTGTTAACGTAAGCATCCTCAACCATCGTGACGAGGGTATCTTCAGTGTTGTGAGTGTCAAACTCGTACCGCAAATGCTCTTCCCAGAGTTCTTGTAAAAACTCCTGGGCTGGTGTCAAGTTAGTAGTTGTCTTTTTATTTGCTTGTTCGTCTACAGTTTGTTTGTTGACCATGTTAGATTCTCCTTTTTATCTATCTTTAGTGTATTGAGTTCCAATGCTTGACTTCTTTCAGATTCTTACGATGATTTGTCAGATTCTTATCTAAATATTTCCTCTTTATACTGTTGCCGATTTGAGCGATCGCAGGTCACTGATTATTCCTGCTGAAGAAAGTCCAGTAACACGGGATTGACCCGATCTGCATGAGTCCAGTTGATGACGTGTGGTTCGCCAGAGATGACAACAAGTTGACTGTTTTTAATTAGCTTCGGGAGTCTTGCTGCGGTGGACTCAAAAGAAAAAACTCTTGAACTTTTTCCCAGTCTCCAAGTCACTCATTCTCTCAGTTCAGTCATAACAAGCAAATTAGAGGTAGCAATTTCAATCGAGGAGCGGTCTATTGAAAATGGTGCAAGATATGAGTTAAATTAACTCGCTCGCGTTTACATTTGGATCGAGGTCGCCACCCGTGTTGTACCCATAATCAAACACGCCTGGAGAGTAAACATCTGCTGGGTCGCCATTTGCCCCACTCGTCGTCCCGTATTCTAAACTCAACTTTAATACCTCTCCTTCTCCAGCCAAAAAGCCTTTATTAGAAATGTAAATATCGCCATCAGAACCGATTTCTAAACCCGTTGGATTAATTAGCTCGTCATCTGCGATTGTAGTGCGAGTTTTACCATCTGGAGACATATAGATCAGCGCACCTTCGTCGCTTCCATTCGAGATCCCGTCTGCGTCATATTCTAAGACATATAGACCACCAGACTCATCAAAAGCTAGATCGGCGATATTTGTAAACCCTTCTGCATAAACCTCTGGCTGACCTTCGGCATTAAGCCGATAAACTTCTGCTGTTTCTGCTTGAAAAGGAGCCCCAGTCAACTCACCGACATAAAAAGCACCATCAGGGCCGACTGCGATCGAGGTAGGAACGGGCTGCCGTACTATTTCTTCACCCGTAAGCGGATCGGTTGTGGTAGTAGTGGGAAAGACGGTTTCTAAAGTTGGCTCGCCACCAAAGGCTCTTTGACTGAGCAGATCGTTGCCACCTGCATCAATGACATAGGCTGTATTATCTTCAATCAGCAAGTCATAGAGGTTGGTAATCACATCTTGCCCATCGGGATTGTTGTTTTGTTCGTAAACGCCAAAATCGGTCAATCTTGTCCAAGAAGCACCGCCGTCAAAATTATCGATCGCAATTAAATGGCTAAAATCAGTCACTTGTAAAAGGCTGTCTCGATTGGCTGGATTGCTGGCAAGCCCAACAATTCCATAAGCATTTCCATCGGCATCAAACTCAAGATCGTTAATACCTGAAGCATCGGAGCCATCGGGTAATGCCAGCGATGGTAGTCCAGTTACAACTCGTTCCACATCTCCGTTTTGAATGCGGGTAATTGCACCTGTTGCGCCATAGGACAAAAACGCCCCTGGTTGACTTGGAGACGGAACACTAGCTCCTGTTCCCCCTCGTCCTGCTTCGGTAACATAAAGTGATCCATCAGAATCAAAGCTCAGCTTGCGTGGGCCATCCAGATTAGATGCCAGCACCTCAATTTGCGATATTTGTGGTGTTTTTACGGTTTCAGACATGATTTTCTTACTTTGAATTTACAACGATTTATCTTCGGTAGCGGACTTGAAAAATCGCCAGAATTTCGTTCTACCTACCTAAAATTTAATTAGTTTCAATACTCGATTTCTTTCAGATTCTTATGGTGATTTATCAGATTCTTATGAAGTTAGCGACCCTGTTTCGGTGTTACTCCAGTCAATCGCTTAAACTGTTGCGTCAAGTGGCTTTGATTGGAGAAAATCACTTATAGTGTAATACTAGCGATCGGCAAGAATGGTGAGGCAAGAACCAAAAAGCCAGAAAAATTCCATCATGACATTACTCCTATCGAATTAATGCGTAATCGCTGAGAGGCGTTGCTGATTTAAAGTCTGAAACCGATAAGTAAACTGTTCGTCCTAAAGGATACCGCTACGCATATAGCTATAAGCTATAAGCTTTAGGCATCTATTCCTGCATCGATATCTTGAATAAATTGGCTCAGACCCTCAAAATAAACCTGCTGATCGTCGTAAATTGCCAAGTGACTGCCCTGTGGACAAAAGAGATAGCGTCCCTGACTAACCGTTTTTGCCATCCATTCCAGATGTGCAGGGTTCATCGTGTCGTATCGGCTGCCGATCGCCAGCATCGGTACAGCGATCTTGGCTAAGTCGGCAGTCCGATCCCAGTTTAAGAGCTTTCCCTTGACACCCAGTTCAGCGGTACATAGATGTCTTGATTAAGGTGTTTGAAGGTGCGGTTTAAAGGCTCTGGCCACTGTTCGGGTGGCATTCGTAGCACATGATGAACATAGTGGTGTGGAATCAAGAGTTCCATGTAGCGCGGATTGTTATAGTCTGCTTGCGCTTCTATCTGCTCGATTTCAGCTAAAATCTCTGGAGCGATCGCTGGCATTAGCACCTGCTTGGCGTACTCGTTGTAAGCGGGGATACTGGTCATCATGTTGGAGATGATTAGTCCTTTCAGGTGTTGTTGATATTTCAGGGCATACTCGATCGCCAGAATTCCACCCCAGGAATGTCCATAGAGATAGAAATTGTCTCGATCCAATCCCAGATGTTGGCGTACCTGTTCGACTTCTTCTACAAAGCGGGGCAGTTCCCAGAGATCTGGCTCATCGGGGCGATCGCTGTAGTAAGAACCCAACTGATCGTAGTAGTAGTATTCAAAACCAGCCTGGGGAAAGTAGCTGTCAAACGCCTCCAGATACTCGTGGGTCAATCCAGGGCCACCGTGTAGGAGCAGCACTTTGATGGTCGGGTGATTACCTACCCGTTTCGTCCAGACTCGGAATGTCCCTTTTGGCGTCTCGATAGGAATCATCTGCACGCCACCACTGAGAAGATCGTGGCGATTCACCTCAGAAAACTCGCGAAGCAAACCGCGTTCATCTAAATCGGTGTTCATATTTTATGTCTCGGTTAGTAGAAAGTTGCTAATTGATTGTTGAGTGATGCAACTAACCCAGTGGTGTCACTCCGAAGCCAGGGTATTGTGGCAGCAGTTCCGCCGTTTCTTCTGGAGTCAGCATCTTGACTCCGTACTTGGCAGCCAGCGCGACCGCCTCTTCAGGATCAGACTCTGCATAAGTCGCTATATGTGCAGGGATTTCCATACTGGTTGCTGGACTCGACATCGCTTCAAAGTATCCGTCCAGACCTCCTGGTTGTACCCAAGCTAGGAAATGGAGGGGCGATAGGAAGTAGAATGCGTGCGCCTGCATTCGGGGAAGGAAGACCATTTCGCCCGCCCGCGCTATTTTCACCTGACCCATACAGTACACCTCTAGCTCACCTTCTAGAATGTAAAACACCTCATCCTGGTCATAATGGAGATGGGGCGGTGGCTCTGCTCCTGGTACCGTCCGAATCTCCAGAAGTAAGGAACGGTTTTCGGTCTCGGCGGAGGTTGCGAGAAAAGTCATCAGACCACCCATATAAGATCGGGTAGTTTCTATGACTGCGCTACGAACGAAAAAATCTGCTACTTGGTTCATGATTTTACCTCTAATTATTGATGTGAAATATTAATGTGACTGTCGCGATGGCATACCCGCCTACAGTAGGCGATCGCGATCGCTTTTGTAGCAACTTCAATCTTTGTGGTGCAAGTCTTTTACAGTTGTACGTTATCTATATTTGCTGGGTTGGCATCTCGTCGTTAGCCATCCAGCAAACGCCCGCTATCGACCGCTTCCACAAAGAATCCCTGATGCTGGGCTGCCACCGTTTCAAAGCGTTGTACCGCTTCAGGACTCAACGGGCTAATCTCGTCCTCAGGTCTCACCAGGACTCCGACCTCGTTGAAAATGGCTTCATGGTAGTAGGTTGATGTGGAAAGGAATCTCGCTGGTCGATCCGAACGATTGGTGCAGCCGTGCGGTGCATTTATCGGCACATGCACACTCTCACCTTCATCACACCTGAGCCACTCCTTCTGGCTATCGCTGCCAATCCGTTCAAAATCCAGAGTTCCGTCGAGGACATAGAAATACTCTGGATATGGGTGGGTGTGTAGAGGAATACCTTGACCCGGAACCAGTTCCGCCTCGTAGACGCTGAAAGCATAACCCGTATCTTTGGCTTTGATCTTCCAGTTCATCCGCAGACCAAGGACATCCATCAACTCCCCCTCATCTCGATAAATCTTCCGCAGATTGTGATCCGCTAGTGCGACAGAGTAGTTAACTTTCATAATCAGTCTCCTTTTACAGTTCTGTAATTAGCATTTCTCAAACAACATAAAGCATTGACTCATCAGCAATGAGAATTTTCAGTTAAGTCTTCTTCAATTTGTTCTAACTGAAGTGTAGTAAAGACCAGCGCTTGATTGCTTTCAGATTCTTACAATGATTTATCAGATTCTTATGGTGCTTCTTTCAGTGATAGTGAACCTGTTTCAATGCCGTTCCAGTCAATCCCTTAGAAATTACCTATTCAAAGCTTTATTAGATTCTTATCAGGTTAGCGAACTCAAACAGCGGTGATTTCAATAACGATTTGCCTCAATCTTGCTAGGCTCCTGGCTTGAGGTTAAGCGATCGCGCTCATTCAGAAGTTCTTGCAGGTAACGACCATAGCTATTTTTAGCCAGAGGTTGAGCTAATTACAACAATTCAGATGAGTCAACATATCCCAAGCCATAGGCAATCTCTCCCAATAAGCACTTCCCTTAACCCGATTCTTCAAACGGTTGATCGCTCAGGAACACACGCTTCGATCAGTTTCAGCACCTCTATATCTGTGTTGTGGCTGGCGAACTCCCGTGCCAGTTCCTTTGCCCGCTGGCGATACACTGGGTTGTCGAGCACCTCTCTCGCCGCTGCACGTAGGCTCTCTGCCGTGGGCTGATTGGTTTTCAAGTCGATGCCAACACCCGTCCACTGTACATGCGCCGATACTTCCTCCTTGTCTTCTGTCATTCCTGCCGAAACGATCAGAATCCCCTGTGCCAATGCCAAATTCACCGTGCCATATCCGCCGTTCGTGATCAGCAGATCCACACTCGGTAGAATCAACTCATAGGGCAGAAACGATGCCACATGCGCATTTGCTGGAATCTCGATCAAAAGTGACTCACTCGGTTGTTCTCCTGTAGTTGCTACAACAGTGACATCTTCTTCAGCAAGAGCAGTCAACGTCGGACTGATGAGTTGACGGAGATCCCGGTTAGCGACTATTCCCTGAGTGACAAGCACCAGGCGCTTTGTCCGATCGAGTTCATGCCACCAGGTTGGCAGTTCATGCTGTTTTGGAGGCACAGGTAACAGACCAACATGATGCACTCGCGAAGATAAATCTTCTGAATACTGGAAACTCTCGATTCCTGTTTGCAGAAAAAGATCGGGCAGAACAGTCATGCTCTCTAGAGGGGAACACGGTAGCGGAGGGCAACCCAACTCGGCGAGTGCCTTGTCCATCGCAGCCTTGCTTGGCTGATGAAACACCTCCTCTCGTCTCTCATGTTTTGCCAACTGCTCTTGCTTCGTCATACCCGGTCGGGGTGCGCTGTTCTTAGCGGTAAACGGATTCAGCAGCGTCACGCCTAGATGGACGATCGCCGGACGTTCCTCGCGTTTCCCAAGCAGCAGCGGCAGCGTCCCAAAGAATGCTGCGTCTGCCAAAATCACATCCGCCGGAAAATCTTGCAGTGCTTGCCTCAGTCCTGCTGCTTGACTGCCGATCTGTTTCCCAAAGTAATATTCGAGATCGAAGGCTTGTATCTCCATGCTCGGATTCTTCGTTTGCCTTTTTGGAAGCTCCATGTGAGCCATTAGATCGGCAAAGCTATTGGTTTCTGGAAGCTCCGGAATAAATGGTACCCCTGCCGCCTCCACCATCGACTTCAACTCAGGTGCCGTCTGTAGGACGACCTCGTGATTGTGTTTGATCAGAATGTTGGCGACTGTTAGCAGTGGATTCAAATGGCTCGGAGCAGTCGTTGATGCAATTAATATCTTCATTGGAAATCCTTCAGTGTTACTAATCGACAATCAGAAATTAACTTGCTGTATATCCACCGTCGATCAATAAGGGTTGTCCAGTGATGTAGCTTGCAGCATCAGAGCAGAGAAACACAACGGCTTGAGCAATCTCTTTTGGCTGACCGATGCGATGCATTGGAACCATAGCTGCAAAACCATCAGCCGTAGTACCCCACTTGCTAATGACGCGATCGATCATTTCAGTTTCAATAACACCAGGGTTAACTGCATTAATCCGAATGCCCTGCTTGGCATAGTCCAGTGCTGCCGATCGCGTGAGTCCCATGACGGCGTGTTTACTCGCGTTGTAAAGAGAGCTTCTTGGAAACGCAATCACCCCCGCAGTCGAGGAGGTATTGACGATCGCTCCAGATCCTTGAGACAACATCTGCTGAATTTCATATTTCATGCACAGGAACAATCCCCGGACATTGATCGCCATGAGTTGCTCAAAATCTTCAATAGATTGTTCATGCAAAGGTTTAACGAATCCTTCATCGCCTGCATTGTTGAAGGCGCAATCGAATCGCCCGTAGGTTTCAACAGTCTTTTGCACTAACGCTTTGATATCTTCCTCATTTGAAGCATCGGAATGGACATATAAACATTCAGCGCCTGTTTCACGAATCAGTTTGGCAGTTTTCTCACCTTCTGCATCACGTCTACCTGAGAACACGACTTTTGCTCCAGCAGCACCGAACGCGATCGCGGTTGCTCGACCAATGCCCGAAGTTCCTCCAGTGACTAAAGCTACCTTATCTTCTAGCATCATGATAGTTACCTCTTGTTGTGAATGGTTGTATCGCTTTTGATCGTCATTTCCTGAACTCGATTTACATTCCCTAATTCTGCACTATCGATAAATTGCCTATGAACGAAACACTAGCACTGCAATTCGTCAACTCAGACAAGCTTTAAGTTAGCCGAACTGTGAAGATAATTGCAGCGTAAAGTTTATAATGCTCTAATGTGTATCAGTTTGCGGCTGGCGCTTCATTCCCCAAAATTCATAACCAGCAAATGTTTCTTGGTGAGCAATCTCAAAGCCATGTCGCTGATAGAACCGCACATTAGCAGTGCTAGAACCTTCTAAATAACAAGGTATATTTGACCGATCGGCTGCTTGCAACACAGGTTGAAGTAACTTGCCGCCAATTCCTTGACCTTGGCATTCGGG
It includes:
- a CDS encoding NADP-dependent oxidoreductase, which encodes MTTKINRQWCLATRPVDSVAESNFEWRQEPIPTLEEGQILVRNIYLSLDPTNRGWLNEGENYLPPVAIGEVMRGIGIGKIEQSRNVNFPEGTFVQGFLGWQDYAVTDGTNLSEFPKDPSIPLTAYLGLFGFIGMTAYFGLLDIGKPKVGETLVVSGAAGAVGSLVGQIGKIKGCRVVGIAGSEEKCRWLKEELGFDAAINYKTESVLESLQQHCPDGIDVYFENVGGEILDAVLSLINLRARIVLCGLISQYNATEPVPGPYNFVNILIKRAKLEGFIVLDYLDRAQEALADLSQWYAQGKIKYRVDVIDGLENAPHTINKLFDGTNQGKLIIRVSEE
- a CDS encoding AraC family transcriptional regulator; amino-acid sequence: MKTNPMTSSLTSSLTSSIELNQHLSASLVLSSRQMGWNGILVEQSQYSSNPSELELPALSDHWLIIPVGHPMSLSQKSDARWHESIFRKGDSLLVPAGQPIHWRCLGSKFTTDINIHLQPNLVRQVAEASEIDPARLNLMNHLGQQDLNLQHIAMLLLAEVRSGGIMGQLYIESLTQVLVVHLLRHYAESAHIITSSKRSLTRTQLRQAIDYIHTNLDRDLSLVELASVINVSPTYFASLFKQAMGIPPHQYVIGQRVEQAKLMLSKTDLAIADIALQVGFSSQSLLTQQFKRFTGMTPKQLRP
- a CDS encoding ester cyclase; amino-acid sequence: MQTTKEISMLLEQNKAIVLQFYKAVNQENFEQAKKLLAPNMVAQLMSGAVIRGGDNFVEHLQMARSTFPDVYYTIEDVIAEDYKVVSHGTFTGTHRREFLGIPPTGKQVKFSIVQVDRLADGKIVEHRTIGDSLTMLQQLRGENLV
- a CDS encoding alpha/beta fold hydrolase, with protein sequence MSTFVLVHGAWHDGSAWKGVIQHLEAQGHQAFAPTIAGNGKGVNKNVNHAQCTQSIVDYIVSKDLTDIVLLGHSFGGTIIAKVAEEIGDRLKRLIFLDAFILNHGESLRDNLPPHLQQLMEQLAKESDDNTMMMPFDVWREAFINDADLELAKSSYAQLSSQPYQPFIDKLDLQQFYSLPIPKSYLYCSEDIALPQGEWGWHPRMSNRLGLFRFVQMPGSHEVMFSNPGGLAEKIIAAGRD
- a CDS encoding NAD(P)/FAD-dependent oxidoreductase, which codes for MMNQNKEIYDCVIVGGGSAGLSAALLLGRGRRRVLVCDKGKPRNVYADESHSFFTRDGISPHELLSIGRDQLKPYKSVEFQAIGVKEIKPFGDQFDVVFEDGTMKQSRKILLAFGVIDEFPDIENFGKFWGKSVFHCPYCHGWEVRDEPLAVVGNGETGMEMAALLKNWSADLVLCTNGEADLTLEQRKLLENHQIIVREEKIVQLEGNDGRLETIVFETNEKITCHGMLIRPKQKLRSDLAEKLGCELNEFNLIKTTNVFNETSVKGVYAAGDITSPMQALAVAVFQGSTVASGLNHSLIAEDFV
- a CDS encoding ester cyclase yields the protein MVNKQTVDEQANKKTTTNLTPAQEFLQELWEEHLRYEFDTHNTEDTLVTMVEDAYVNNIPVMTGGVGKPALREFYSQYFIPQMAPDTELTPISRTIGNDRLVDEMVLKFTHPVQIDWMLPGIAPTGKRIEVAVVAIVQFRDDKLAHEHIYWDQASVLVQLGLLDSSTLPVVGVNSARKALDPNLPSNALIDRT
- a CDS encoding cupin domain-containing protein, whose product is MMESFWLFGSCFTILADRTTTVGHYDLIEGYFPPGSQTPLHRHTRYWEHIYAIEGELTVWAGENKFVLSTGENFLIPVGIPHVVGASGDYPARGLMIAAPSAFARLIAAVGTQEKKETPDMSLFDRISAEIGDEILGPPGTLPFTTPKTE